The genomic interval CCAGTCTGTGAAAGACCTGGCTTGGATGACCTTCACCGTGGAAGTGGGCGATTCACGGCGCTTGCAAAAGGTGTTGGGCTTGGTGAAAGAAGTTCGCGGCGTGCGCATGGCAAAACGTCGCTGAAGTCTGCTATACTTTCAGCTTCGAACAATGTAGGCGCGTAGCTCAGTTGGTTAGAGCACCACCTTGACATGGTGGGGGTCGTTGGTTCGATTCCAATCGCGCCTACCATATTGTTCCCCGTCAAGCCCGGCACTGTTTGAACAGTACTGGGCTTTTCTCTTTCAACGGGAGCTGACTTCATGAGCAGCAAAAAATCGACCACTTCAGATGACACGCAAGACCGCGTGATCAAGAAGTATCCCAATCGCCGCTTGTATGACACCGCGTCATCCAGCTATGTGGCCTTGGCAGATATCAAACAACTGGTGATGCACAACACCCCATTTCGGGTGATGGATGCCAAGTCAGGGGAAGATCTGACGCGCAGCATTTTGTTGCAAATCATCTTGGAGCATGAGTCGGAAGGCTCACCCATCCTGACCGAGCAGGTCTTGGCCAACATCATTCGCTTTTATGGGCATTCGATGCAAGGCTTCATGGGCTCTTACCTTGAGAAGAACGTGCAAACGTTCATGGACAACGTGCCACAGCTGCCCATCGTGCCCACGCTGGTGAGTAGCTATGCCGAACAATTGCAAAAACAAACCGAACACATGATGGATGTGATGGGGCTGAAACGTAAATGACTGAAGTAACCACACCTAAAGTTGGCTTCGTGAGCTTGGGCTGTCCCAAGGCTTTGACCGACTCCGAATTGATCCTGACGCAACTCAGCGCCGAGGGCTATCAAACCTCTAAAACTTTTGCTGGCGCTGACTTGGTCATCGTCAACACCTGCGGCTTCATTGATGATGCTGTGAAAGAAAGCTTAGACACGATTGGCGAAGCCTTGGCTGAAAACGGCAAGGTCATCGTGACAGGCTGCTTAGGCGCACGACAAGGCGAAGGTGGCTCTAACTTGGTGATGCAAATGCACCCCAGCGTGTTGGCTGTCACAGGCCCACACGCCACGCAAGAGGTGATGGACGCGGTGCACACACATTTGCCCAAGCCGCATGACCCATTCATCGACTTGGTGCCCAATAGCTTTGGTGAAGCAGGTGTCAAGCTCACACCCAAGCACTACGCGTATTTGAAAATCAGCGAAGGCTGTAACCACCGTTGCACGTTTTGCATCATCCCGTCCATGCGCGGTGATTTGGTGAGCCGTCCGATTGGCGACGTGCTGAAAGAAGCGCGCGCTTTGTTTGAAGGCGGCGTGAAAGAACTTTTGGTGATCAGCCAAGACACATCGGCCTACGGCGTAGATGTGAAATACGTCACAGGTTTCTTTGATGGCCAGCCCATCAAGACGCGCACCTTAGAGCTGGCACAAGCTTTGGCCAAGTTGGCCCAAACCTATGGCGCTTGGGTGCGATTGCACTATGTGTACCCATATCCGAGTGTGGATGACATCATTCCTTTGATGGCCACGGGCCATGTGTTGCCGTATTTGGATGTGCCGTTCCAGCACAGCCACCCCGATGTGTTGAAGCGCATGAAGCGCCCAGCCAGCGGTGAGAAAAACTTAGAACGCATCGCCCGCTGGCGCGAGCTGTGCCCACAAATCGTGATTCGCAGCACTTTCATTGCTGGCTTTCCTGGCGAGACCGAAGAAGAGTTTGAGCATTTGCTGAACTTCGTGCGCGAAGCCGAGATTGACCGTGCCGGTTGCTTTGCCTACAGCCCCGTGGACGGCGCCGCGGCCAATGACATTCCAGGCATGCTGTCGCAAGAGGTGCGTGAGGCACGCCAAGCGCGTTTCATGGAAGTGGCAGAAGAAGTGTCGATTGCCAAGCTCAAGAGTCGCATTGGCTCGACCATTCAGGTGTTGGTCGACTCAGCACCCGCGGGTGGCCGCAAAGGTGGTGTGGGCCGTAGCTACGCCGATGCACCTGAGATTGATGGCGTGGTGAAGTTGTTGCCACCTGAGAAACTCAGCAAAGTATTGAAAGTGGGTGAGTTCACCCGCGCCAAAGTGGTAGCGACAGATGGTCATGACCTTGTCGCATTACCGATTTAAATTCACAAAAAACAAAAGCCACCTAAAAGGTGGCTTTCATTTAACTTATATTGGTGCCCAGGAAGGGACTCGAACCCCCACGATGTTACTCGCTAGTACCTGAAACTAGTGCGTCTACCAATTCCGCCACCTGGGCATTTCAGGAAAGAGAGGCATTGTATCAAGAATTCCGCACACACCAGTGGTTTACTGGAAGAGTTTGAAGGAACCGTCTCGGGACACCGCGATGGACACGGTTTTGTGCAACGAGATGATGGTTCGCCAGACATCTTCTTGCCCCCTAATGAAATGCGCGCGGTACTGCACCGTGACCGCGTCAAAGCACGCGTTGTGCGGTTTGACCGCAAAGGCCGCCCAGAGGGGCGCGTGGTTGAAATTTTGGAGCGTTCGCCGCAACCCATCATTGGTCGTTTGTTGCAAGAAAGTGGCGTTTGGTTAGTCGCGCCTGAAGACAAACGTTATGGTCAAGATGTCTTGATCAACAAAGGTGCGACCGCCAACGCGACGGTCGGCCAGGTGGTGGTGGTCGAGTTGACAGAGCCACCAAGCCTGTACGGTCAGCCCGTGGGTCGCGTCAAAGAAGTGTTGGGTGAGGTCGATGACCCCGGCATGGAAATCGAAATTGCGGTGCGCAAATATGGCGTCCCTCATGAATTCTCAGACGCTTGTTTGGGCATGGCGCGCGGTTTGCCTGACAAAGTGCGTGCGCAAGACAAAAAAGGTCGAGTCGATTTGACGGACGTGCCACTGGTCACTATTGACGGTGAAGACGCGCGCGACTTTGACGATGCCGTGTATTGCGAGCCTGCCAAAGTCGGCAAGGGCAAAGGCTGGCGCTTGTTGGTTGCAATTGCTGATGTGAGCAGTTATGTGGAAACGGGCAGCGCGATTG from Limnohabitans curvus carries:
- the phaR gene encoding polyhydroxyalkanoate synthesis repressor PhaR → MSSKKSTTSDDTQDRVIKKYPNRRLYDTASSSYVALADIKQLVMHNTPFRVMDAKSGEDLTRSILLQIILEHESEGSPILTEQVLANIIRFYGHSMQGFMGSYLEKNVQTFMDNVPQLPIVPTLVSSYAEQLQKQTEHMMDVMGLKRK
- the rimO gene encoding 30S ribosomal protein S12 methylthiotransferase RimO, which encodes MTEVTTPKVGFVSLGCPKALTDSELILTQLSAEGYQTSKTFAGADLVIVNTCGFIDDAVKESLDTIGEALAENGKVIVTGCLGARQGEGGSNLVMQMHPSVLAVTGPHATQEVMDAVHTHLPKPHDPFIDLVPNSFGEAGVKLTPKHYAYLKISEGCNHRCTFCIIPSMRGDLVSRPIGDVLKEARALFEGGVKELLVISQDTSAYGVDVKYVTGFFDGQPIKTRTLELAQALAKLAQTYGAWVRLHYVYPYPSVDDIIPLMATGHVLPYLDVPFQHSHPDVLKRMKRPASGEKNLERIARWRELCPQIVIRSTFIAGFPGETEEEFEHLLNFVREAEIDRAGCFAYSPVDGAAANDIPGMLSQEVREARQARFMEVAEEVSIAKLKSRIGSTIQVLVDSAPAGGRKGGVGRSYADAPEIDGVVKLLPPEKLSKVLKVGEFTRAKVVATDGHDLVALPI